The genomic region TAATGATATATAAGATTAAATAAACTTAAAGATAGATATAAAAAATAAGGATGTGTGAATGTTGGAGAGAAAAAGAAAAATACTTGTTTTAATATTAGTATTAACTGCTGTAGTAGGTATTTTAGCTAAACCATATTTGTTTAATAGCAAAAAAGATTTAAATACCACTTCAACACCTATTGAAGCCTATCAAAAAGCTTTAGTTGATGGAAAGCCTATATTTCTAGAATTTTATGGTGAATTATGTCCTGCATGTGTAAGAATGGAGCCTGTAGTTATGGAGCTTGAGGAAAAGTATAAGGA from Serpentinicella alkaliphila harbors:
- a CDS encoding thioredoxin domain-containing protein, which codes for MLERKRKILVLILVLTAVVGILAKPYLFNSKKDLNTTSTPIEAYQKALVDGKPIFLEFYGELCPACVRMEPVVMELEEKYKDKIAFIIVDVNDPESRKLIEEYRVFSIPYFIYIDSNGEIAGYDVGSNSLEYMEEKIQIYLLTD